The DNA segment TATTTTTTGATTTTATAAAATCATTTGTTGCATCTAAATATAAATTTATTCCATCATAGTTATGAGTTTTGTAAATAGCTTTAAAAGGATGTGAATTTGTAGCTATTTTTTTTATTTCATCATACTTTAAAAAATCTGTATTAACTTTTGCAAAATTATCTCTTATATACTCAACATTATCTATAAAATTATATGTATTTCCAATCTTTTCCATTTTATCGGCTTTAATTTTCTCAATTAAAAAATCTTTTGTTTTATCTTGATTTCTTAGAGTAATGTTAGCTAAATACATTTCATCTCTATTTTTATATTTTAAAACATTTGCTGCTTCAACAACTCTTGTTACACCTATATCATTTAATGTATACATAGTAGAATTTTCAAACATCAACTGCGGAGCCTCTTCTTTTTTTAGACTAGTATGCAAACTCTCTACAGGTATAAAATAAAAAATTGTACTAAAAACAAGCATTAAAAAGATGAATATTTTTAAAGCCATGTGTTTAAAAACTCCTCTTCTAGATTATCTTCTCTTAATATGTATTCTATCATTTCTCTAGCTGCACCACTACCACCACTTTTTTTACAAACAACATTTACACTATTTTTTACTAGTTCAGTAGCATTTTGTGGAGCAAAAGACAATCCTACTTTTTTAAGCATTTTAAGATCGTTTAAATCATCACCAATTGCAGCAACCTGACTATAATTTAAACCCTCTTTTTTCAAGATTTCATCAAGAATAGCTAACTTATCTTTTACATTTTGATATAGATGTTCTATTTTTAATTCATTTGCTCTATATTCAACTATTTTTGATTCACGTCCAGTTATAATCGCAGCTTTTTTCCCAAGTTGTTTTGTCCAAAAAACCATTGCAAAACCATCGTTTACATTAAAGGTTTTAAATTCTTCTCCTGAACTTGAATACATAATATCACCATTTGTAAGAGTACCATCTACGTCAAATACTAAAAGTTCAATCATAAAACACCTTTTGTACTTGGTATTCCTAATCTCTCATTTTTAACTAAAGCTCGTCTTAGTGCAACAGCAAAAGCTTTAAATGTTGCTTCAATAATATGATGTTTATTTCTTCCTCTTTCTTGAATTAAATGAAGTGTGATTCCAGCATTACCACTCAATGCATGAAAAAATTCTTCAATTAATTCAACATCAAATTCTCCTACTTTACCACTAACATTTATCTCATATACCAAAAAAGGTCTATTTGATAAATCTAAAGCACAAGTTGTTGCAGCTTCATCCATTACAACGGTTGCATTTCCGTATCTTTCAACAGCTTGAATGGGAAAAATTGCTTTTTTTAAAGCTTGCCCTAAAACTATTCCACAATCTTCAACTGTATGATGTGCATCAATGTGTAAATCACCTATACATTCTAAATTTATATCAATACCACTATGCTTACTGAAAGCTTCTAGCATATGGTCAAAAAAACCAACTCCAGTATTTATATTAAATTTTCCACAACCATCTAGCACTAAACTACACTTTATTTTTGTCTCTTTTGTATCTCTATTTATTTCTACCATTGTAAAATCCTATTTAATTATAACTGCATTATTTAAACCATTTGTAGATCTAAAATTAACTGCATCTTGTTCGCTTGAAAAACCTTTTATCAAAACTTTATATAATCCATTCTGATTTACATATTCTACTATTTTTGAAGGATATTTATTTTGATAATCTTTTTTCACTTTATTCGCACCTTCTAGTTTACTAAAAGCACCAACTTGTATAGCAACTTTAGAATTACCAACTATTTTTTGGTTAGAAGATTTATTATTTGCTACTTTCGCGCCAATTTGAGTACTAACTGGAGTCGTAACAACTATATTATCTTCTTTTATTTCAATAGCTTCAAAAGGTTCAATCTTCTCTTCTTTTGGTGTATCAATAACCTCAACAGCAGGTGCTTTACTATTCTCAATTTCACCATTATACCCTAGAACTGTAACTTTTACTTTTGCTGTTCCTGCACCTACCATACTTATTGCATGAGCTGCTTTATTTGAAAGATCAATTATTCTTCCTGAAACAAAAGGTCCTCTATCATTTATTCTTACAATAGTACTTTTTCCATTTTCAAGATTATCAACTCTAACAACAGTATTCATAGGTAAAGTCTTATGCGCTGCTGTCATATCGTACATATTATAAATTTCACCATTTGAAGTTTTTTTAGAATGAAAATCAGGGCCATACCAAGATGCAATACCTTCAAATCTATCACCTATTTTAGCTATCTCAGGATAATATTTTATACCAAAAACACTATAAGGTCGCATAGTTGCTCTATGCATTTCTGGAGAATTGTTTATTTTTGAATTGTTTGTATTTTTATAAAATTTATTATAGTCGTTATCTACATTTTTACTTGAACAACCTGTAAAGAAAAAAATGCTAACTAGTCCTATAAAAAAACTTATATTAACACTATTTAACAATTTCAATCTTATCTCCTATGCTTAGCACTTTCTTACTTTTTTTACTAATAATTTTTAACTTCTTTGTAGAAGTTTTATATTTTTTTGCAATTGATTCTAATGTATCCCCTGCTTTTACTTCATAAACAGTAATACCTTGCTTTTTCGATACATCTTTTTTACTATCATTTTTTATTACTTTTTTTGTATCTATCTCTTGTTTATTGTTATTTTTTGCAATAACTTGTTTTATATTACCCAGTTTTTGATTATAAACATCTAATTTAGTATGTGGGATATAGATATTATATGATTTTATACTAGTTGGTAAAACATCTTTTTTTATATGTTTATTTAGATTTCTGAATTCGTTAAAATCCATTCCTATC comes from the Aliarcobacter cibarius genome and includes:
- a CDS encoding KdsC family phosphatase; translation: MIELLVFDVDGTLTNGDIMYSSSGEEFKTFNVNDGFAMVFWTKQLGKKAAIITGRESKIVEYRANELKIEHLYQNVKDKLAILDEILKKEGLNYSQVAAIGDDLNDLKMLKKVGLSFAPQNATELVKNSVNVVCKKSGGSGAAREMIEYILREDNLEEEFLNTWL
- a CDS encoding septal ring lytic transglycosylase RlpA family protein, whose product is MKLLNSVNISFFIGLVSIFFFTGCSSKNVDNDYNKFYKNTNNSKINNSPEMHRATMRPYSVFGIKYYPEIAKIGDRFEGIASWYGPDFHSKKTSNGEIYNMYDMTAAHKTLPMNTVVRVDNLENGKSTIVRINDRGPFVSGRIIDLSNKAAHAISMVGAGTAKVKVTVLGYNGEIENSKAPAVEVIDTPKEEKIEPFEAIEIKEDNIVVTTPVSTQIGAKVANNKSSNQKIVGNSKVAIQVGAFSKLEGANKVKKDYQNKYPSKIVEYVNQNGLYKVLIKGFSSEQDAVNFRSTNGLNNAVIIK
- the lptC gene encoding LPS export ABC transporter periplasmic protein LptC is translated as MALKIFIFLMLVFSTIFYFIPVESLHTSLKKEEAPQLMFENSTMYTLNDIGVTRVVEAANVLKYKNRDEMYLANITLRNQDKTKDFLIEKIKADKMEKIGNTYNFIDNVEYIRDNFAKVNTDFLKYDEIKKIATNSHPFKAIYKTHNYDGINLYLDATNDFIKSKNTHFKIDLNDKKGK
- the hisB gene encoding imidazoleglycerol-phosphate dehydratase HisB, whose product is MVEINRDTKETKIKCSLVLDGCGKFNINTGVGFFDHMLEAFSKHSGIDINLECIGDLHIDAHHTVEDCGIVLGQALKKAIFPIQAVERYGNATVVMDEAATTCALDLSNRPFLVYEINVSGKVGEFDVELIEEFFHALSGNAGITLHLIQERGRNKHHIIEATFKAFAVALRRALVKNERLGIPSTKGVL